TTTATTGGGATTGGCCGCCAAGCGAGCGGTTTGCTGGCTGGCGCCGCCAAACTGGGAGAGGCCAAAATTGTCGGCTTTGCGGACGTCAACTTGAAGCGCGCCAAGGAAAACGCCGCCAAATATAACGCGTTTGCGTGCCAAAACTACCACCAGTTGCTGGAACGTAAAGAGGTAGACGCCATCATGACGGCCACTCCAGAGCATTGGCGCATCCTGATCGTGTTGCATGCCTGCCAGGCAGGCAAAGACCTGTACGTGGAAAAGCCGATGTCGCTCACCATCAAGGAAGGTCGCTGGATGGAGCAGGCTGCTCGCAAATATAAACGCATCATTCAAGCCGGCAGCCAACAGCGGTCGGACCCGTTGGACATTGCGGCCTGCGAATTCATTCGCGGAGGTGGTTTGGGCAAAATCACCAAGGTGATTGCCTCGGCGTATCCCAGCCCGTGGGACCATAATATGCCGGCGCAACCCAAACCAGAGGATTTGGATTGGGATATGTGGTGCGGACCCGCGCCGTTGGTGCCGTACAATGAAAGTCTGTATGTGCCGCGCGAAAAAGGGCCCATTGCGCCTGGTTGGCTGTCGTTGCATCCGTACTCCGGCGGGGAAGTCACCGGCTGGGGTGCGCATGGGTACGATATGATCCAGTACGCACTGGGCATGGACAACAGTGGACCGTCCGAGATCTGGTCAGAAGGCGGCAAGTATAATCCGCCGGTGTATGACAAGCCGGAATCCAAGAAACGCGGTGATTCCATGTGCCTTGAGCCGAAGGTGTTCTTCAAGTACAAGACTGCCACCGGCGACGTGGTGGTTGAACCCGGAAAAGCCCCCAACTTCGGCGCGATTTTCCATGGCGAGAAAGGCTGGCTGAAAGTGGATCGTGGCCGGCTGGATTCCAATCCGGAAGATATTTTTGAAACCTTGATGAAGAATAAGCCCAAGGTGGATGGACATACCTCCAACTGGCTGAAGTGCATCAAGACGCGCCAGAAATCTACGGCGGATGTCGAAATTGGCCATCGTTCGGCCTCGGTGTGTCACTTGGTCAACATCGCGCGCTGGACCGGACGCAAGCTGCAATGGGACCCCGTCAAGGAAGAGTTCATCGGGGATGCGGATGCCAACAAGTACTTGGATCGCGAGCGCCGCAAGGGATACACGGTGCCCGACAAGATTTAACGCTTACTTGAGCGTTTCCTGAATTTCCGGAGGGAGTCCGGCCCGCAGGCGCAGGTCATTCCAAGCGTCCGGGCCGGTAAGTTCTTTCAGTTTGGCCATGGCGTCGTTGGCGGCTGCGCGCACGTCATGGTTGAGCCAGGGTCCCAAATCCAGCACTTTTTGCATGGCCCGCAAACCTTGCACCAGGCGGCTTTGGTCATTGGGCTCCGGCGGAATCCGGCGTGCCTGCTCAGCGTGCCATTGCGCCCGGTCCACCCACATCTTGCTGACGCGATCCACGGCTTCTTTGACAAATGCCTCGGTGGCCTTGAACGACTTTTCTTCCTCCGCCACCATGCGTGGATCCACGCCGGACCCGGTTTCGGCGGCGAGTTCCTTGATTTTTTCCAGGCAACTTAGCGCCTCGTTGAGTTGCAAACCAGCGACCAGCAGATCATTCTTGTTCCATTGCGTGCCGGTATAGAGCAGCGACTGTTGGTTGCCGAAACGTTCGCCGCCACGGGATGCCGCCTCGGCCAATTCCCGGTGTACCGCCGCCAGCGCGCGCCAGCCTTTGAGGTTATCCCGATCCGACCGCACCACTTTGGTCAGCACCGTCTCCGCATCGTTCAATTTCCCCTGGCTTTGCAGGCTGGCCGCTTCCTGGAGCAGATCCTCCACGGTCACCAGACGCACCATATTGGTGGTACGCGGGTCGGCGGCTTCGGCCGGTTGCGCGGAAACCGGGGCGCTGGTGGATACACTTTTGCAGGCCGAAAAAACCAATAGCGGCAGCAACAGGAGCAGCGTCCGGGCGTGCCGGCCCATCTGGATGGCCGCCTGCCGGACGCGTGCGCGTCTATGTTGTGACTCAATCACCGGGCCGAGTATGAGAAAATCCCGCCGTCTGGCAATCCTGTTTATGCGGGATTACTGGTGGATGTTCGGTGTGGCGTGCTCACTGGATTTTCGAGTGACGAAGCGATTCGAGTTCAGCCTTGAGTGGCTGCCAGTACGAACGGTCTTTTTCACGCTCCACCTTTTCTTCCTCGGCCAGCGCGTTTTCCAACGCTTGGGGATCGCTGGCGGCGGCAAACTTGAGTAATGGACGAGTCCCCAGAAGTGCACGGCCCGGTGCCGGGTGTTGTTGGGCTGCCTCAATCAGCAGAACGGGGGTTCGGAGTTCTCGCAGCCAAAATTCAATTTGGGACCCAGTGGGTTTTTCCCGCTGACGCAAATAGTCTGATTCAACCAGCCGTTGGATCATGGGCCAGTCTTTATTGCGCTGTGTTTTCTTGGCGGCCACCAGATCGGCGAGCGAGAGTAATTCATAGAGGGTGCCATCGGCATCCTGAAGGGTGGTCCGGCGCTCCCACAGCTTGGGAAAACCATCCACCCCGCGCATTTTTGCCATGATGTCCACCCGCATTTGATCGGCTTCGGGATGTTGACAGCGAAAGTGAATGGCGTGTCCCCGCTGAAGAAAATCCAGTCGGCAGGCAGGCACCGCAATGACTTCAGCGTTTAATGCCTGCAAGGCAGCCAGCAGACGCCGCCAATTGTCGTCGTCAGCCAGGACCGCCAGATCGGTATCGCGGCTAAACTCCGCCGCGCCGTAAAACACGCAAGCCTGTCCCCCCATCAACAGGGCGCGGACCTGGTGTGCTGCCATCGTAGAAAGGACTTTCCGTATCGGGTTCGGGATCAAGCGAGCCTCCCATGGCCAGGAATTGCGCCCGCAGTTTCACGCTTTGGTGCCAGCGTTCGAGGGGCATGAGCCGATACCAATCGGCCCATTCAGCTCCCACGATTTCTTCGGGCGAGATCATAGTGTTGCTAACCGGACTACTGTTACTGTCCACCCCGTGACCGCAGTGCAATCAAGGGCGTTGTTATTACTCAGTGCCTGCAAAAGCTAAATCCAGTCCTTGCGACCGTCAAGCGTGAAGCGAATGGTGCTAAATGGCTTTCGGTCATGCAAGGTACCGTTTGGTGGTGGAACTGCCACCGCACGCCGGGAAGTGCGGCCACATGCGTGGCGGTCAATTTCCCGTCGGTGGCG
This DNA window, taken from Verrucomicrobiota bacterium, encodes the following:
- a CDS encoding Gfo/Idh/MocA family oxidoreductase, whose amino-acid sequence is MKSFAKTSRLSRRQFLARSTTALAAGAALPQILPQGVLAAPGVPGANDKIGVGFIGIGRQASGLLAGAAKLGEAKIVGFADVNLKRAKENAAKYNAFACQNYHQLLERKEVDAIMTATPEHWRILIVLHACQAGKDLYVEKPMSLTIKEGRWMEQAARKYKRIIQAGSQQRSDPLDIAACEFIRGGGLGKITKVIASAYPSPWDHNMPAQPKPEDLDWDMWCGPAPLVPYNESLYVPREKGPIAPGWLSLHPYSGGEVTGWGAHGYDMIQYALGMDNSGPSEIWSEGGKYNPPVYDKPESKKRGDSMCLEPKVFFKYKTATGDVVVEPGKAPNFGAIFHGEKGWLKVDRGRLDSNPEDIFETLMKNKPKVDGHTSNWLKCIKTRQKSTADVEIGHRSASVCHLVNIARWTGRKLQWDPVKEEFIGDADANKYLDRERRKGYTVPDKI